One genomic region from Tripterygium wilfordii isolate XIE 37 chromosome 20, ASM1340144v1, whole genome shotgun sequence encodes:
- the LOC119986722 gene encoding ribosomal RNA small subunit methyltransferase G: MLLWRSRVPTLPFSFSVKTFVEHFPVSKPITFRSQTHKICSKLESIISVEGSPHFKNLNSRQKEQIHLYVDALLDWNQKMNLTAVKDATEIMGRHIEDSLAIMPPMKSCYISHCKKACDKLSLVDVGSGQGLPGLVLAIAFPGWEVTLLESMNKRCVFLEHVVDLTGLSNVQVVRGRAEDLGQNFSFREQYDIAVARAVAEMRILAEYCLPLVRVGGLFVAAKGHDPQLEVRNAERAIQLMGASVLQLCSVESHSPYGQRTAVVCFKDRPTPRRYPRDPGTPAKEPL, translated from the exons ATGTTGCTCTGGCGAAGCAGAGTACCTACCCTCCCATTTTCGTTTTCTGTCAAGACTTTTGTCGAACATTTCCCGGTTTCGAAACCGATAACGTTTCGTTCACAGACTCACAAAATCTGCTCAAAACTCGAATCCATCATCAGCGTTGAAGGCTCTCCCCATTTCAAGAACTTAAATTCCCGTCAAAAAGAACAGATTCATCTCTACGTCGACGCTCTTCTCGACTGGAACCAG AAAATGAACTTGACCgcagttaaagatgcgactgAAATCATGGGAAGGCATATTGAGGACTCACTTGCAATCATGCCGCCTATGAAGTCTTGTTATATCTCACATTGTAAGAAAGCATGTGACAAGCTCAGCCTTGTTGATGTTGGAAGTGGACAGGGGCTGCCTGGATTAGTTTTAGCTATAGCTTTCCCTG GTTGGGAGGTGACGCTTCTGGAATCGATGAACAAGCGCTGTGTTTTCTTGGAGCATGTGGTTGATCTTACTGGATTATCAAATGTCCAAGTTGTGAGGGGAAGAGCAGAG GATTTGGGGCAGAATTTTTCCTTCAGAGAACAATATGATATAGCAGTGGCCAGAGCAGTAGCTGAAATGAGAATATTAG CCGAGTACTGTCTTCCTCTTGTTCGTGTTGGTGGACTATTTGTTGCAGCAAAGGGCCATGACCCTCAG CTGGAAGTTAGAAATGCTGAAAGAGCAATCCAGTTGATGGGGGCATCTGTGTTGCAACTGTGCTCAG TTGAATCTCACAGCCCATATGGACAACGAACTGCTGTGGTATGTTTCAAAGATCGCCCTACCCCTAGGAGGTATCCCCGTGATCCAGGTACACCAGCAAAAGAGCCTCTGTGA
- the LOC119987232 gene encoding protein JINGUBANG yields the protein MHFYQTTVPNCDSESHYSNYLSSQPSLPSVPSLTSQPQQLHYFFTNAYCSTTLKGHNSYISSLTLSGKFLYSGSSDNEIRLWNQNPLNSEPDDDEEQRLIDNVVAVGKGAVKSLVVLADKLFSAHQDHKIRVWKINNQEQDCPKLYTRLATLPTLNDRASKLLVPKNHVQIRRHKKCTWVHHVDTVSALALSSDETLLYSVSWDKTLKIWRTSDFKCLESVTDAHDDAINALALSTDGDVYTGSADKKIKVWRKNNSVDKKHSPVDTLEKHKSGINALALSSDGSILYSGACDRSILVWEKEDGGSMKVTGALRGHTESILCLVVVSDLLCSGSADKTIRLWRRVDRNYSCMAVLEGHKGPVKCLTAAVDHGTSISNTSYVVYSGSLDCEIKVWKIMVPLL from the coding sequence ATGCATTTCTACCAAACCACTGTTCCAAATTGTGATTCTGAATCACACTACTCCAACTACCTTTCTTCACAGCCTAGCCTGCCTTCTGTTCCTTCTCTAACTTCACAACCCCAACAACTACACTACTTCTTCACCAATGCTTACTGTTCTACCACTCTCAAAGGTCACAATAGCTACATATCCTCTCTAACTCTCTCCGGAAAATTCCTCTACAGCGGCTCCTCTGACAACGAAATCCGGCTGTGGAACCAAAATCCTTTAAATTCTGAGCCAGATGATGATGAGGAACAAAGGTTAATCGACAACGTTGTCGCAGTAGGAAAGGGTGCTGTGAAGTCATTAGTTGTATTGGCAGAtaagctatttagtgctcatcaAGATCACAAAATCCGGGTATGGAAGATCAATAATCAAGAACAAGATTGCCCAAAATTATATACCCGTTTAGCGACGTTACCGACGCTAAATGACCGAGCATCGAAACTTCTTGTGCCGAAAAATCATGTTCAGATAAGAAGGCACAAGAAATGTACATGGGTTCACCATGTTGACACAGTCTCTGCACTTGCTTTGTCAAGTGATGAGACTCTGCTTTACTCTGTTTCATGGGACAAGACACtcaagatttggagaacaagtgACTTCAAGTGTCTGGAATCAGTAACAGATGCACACGACGACGCGATAAACGCGCTGGCCTTATCGACAGACGGAGATGTTTATACAGGATCAGCAGACAAGAAAATCAAGGTGTGGAGGAAGAACAATTCAGTAGACAAAAAACACTCTCCTGTTGATACACTTGAAAAACACAAGTCTGGGATTAATGCACTGGCATTAAGCAGCGACGGGTCGATATTGTACTCAGGTGCATGCGATCGATCAATACTGGTTTGGGAGAAGGAAGATGGAGGCAGTATGAAGGTCACAGGTGCACTCAGGGGACATACAGAGTCCatattgtgtttggtggttGTTTCAGACTTGCTGTGTAGTGGTTCTGCAGATAAAACTATAAGACTCTGGAGAAGGGTTGATAGAAACTACTCTTGTATGGCAGTTTTAGAAGGACATAAAGGCCCTGTCAAGTGCTTAACAGCTGCAGTTGACCATGGTACTAGTATATCTAATACTTCTTATGTTGTTTATAGTGGTAGCTTGGACTGTGAAATCAAGGTATGGAAGATTATGGTTCCTCTTCTTTAG
- the LOC119987251 gene encoding uncharacterized protein LOC119987251, protein MEKNGGATWADQWDYNPDPVSVPDTKKKSGNNTSNYKQKVGEGLGKTKAVASIGVKKVKEGTAVGFQWIKDKYHKTTQKK, encoded by the coding sequence ATGGAGAAGAACGGAGGCGCTACGTGGGCTGATCAGTGGGACTACAACCCGGACCCGGTCTCTGTACCCGATACCAAGAAGAAGAGCGGGAACAACACGAGTAATTACAAGCAGAAGGTCGGAGAAGGCCTCGGGAAGACCAAAGCAGTGGCGTCGATTGGCGTTAAGAAGGTCAAGGAAGGGACCGCCGTCGGATTTCAGTGGATCAAAGACAAGTATCACAAAACTACTCAGAAAAAATAA